The stretch of DNA GAAGTGCATAGCAGTACCCGCAGCAGTAGAACCACCTGCTGCGGGCGACTAACAAAAGAATTAGTTAACTTTTACACCACTTTTATGCGCAGTATAGGCATCTAACGTGGTTTTCAGATCGCTTGGTGCGCTATAGCCAGAAAGTACGGTAGTACCATCAACGACGATAGCAGGCGTTCCCTGAATACCGAACAGTGAGCCCAGTTCATAATGACGTTTAATATCGATGTCACATTTAGCTGGTTTTACCGCTTTACCGGCAATAGCATCGTCAAATGCGGTCATGCGGTCAGGCGAACACCAGATAGAAGCCATTTTCTTCTCTGCGTCTGACTCAACGCCCTGACGTGGATAAGCCAGATAACGAACAGTGATACCTAACTCATTATAACCGGCAATTTCTTTGTGCAACTTGGTGCAGTAGCCACAGGTGATATCGGTAAACACCGTAACCACATATTTTTCCTGTGGTGCTTTATAAATGATCATCTCATCTTTCAGGGCTTCCATACGTTTGGACAGAATTGGCCCTAATTGATCGGAAGTAGCATTAACCGGCACCGGGCCGCTGATGTCATATAAAGGTCCTTGCAGAATATGTTTACCATCGCTGGAGACGTAAAGTACCCCTCCCTCAGTCAGTACAGTCTGCAACCCGGCAATCGGGGATGGCAGAATCTCAATCTGAGTGGCGCCAAGCTTCTGTTGCAGAGCTTGCTTAATCGCCGCATCATCCGCTTTAGCTACGGAAGTGAATGCTGTCAGCGCCAGCGTTAATAGCAATAAACCTTTCTTCATCATTTTTCCTTTGGAGTATCAGTCCAGAGCCCATCCGGTTAGGCCCGGGGATGGTGCTGTTGGTGTAACTGTTTCAACCGTTCGGTTGCTACATGAGTATAAATCTGAGTGGTCGATAAATCACTGTGACCTAATAGCATCTGTACGACACGCAAATCTGCACCATGGTTCAATAAATGTGTCGCAAATGCATGGCGTAATACGTGAGGTGAAAGCGCCTCACTGTCGATACCGGCCAGCACCGCATAATGTTTAATGCGATACCAAAAAGTCTGGCGGGTCATTTTCTGCCCGCGTTTGCTGGGAAACAGGATATCCAGTGTGCCGCCATTGATCAACCATGGTCGACTATACTGAAGATATTGTTCAAGCCAGTAAACTGCCTCCTCTCCCAGAGGGACCAGCCGTTCTTTATCACCCTTACCAATTGCCCGTACTACGCCCTGACGCAGGCTGACATCACTGATGGTTAGTCCTACCAGTTCAGACACCCGCAGCCCGGTGGCATATAGCACTTCCAGCATGGCTTTATCGCGCAATTCAATGGGTTCTTCAGTACGGGGAGTTTGCAGCAGAGATTCTACCTGAGATTCGGTTAAATCTTTAGGCAATCTCTGTGGTAGTTTTGGCGAAGACAGTAAAGCCGAGGGGTCATCGCTGCGAATTTTCTCGCGATACAAATACTGAAACAGCCGCCGCATGGCACTTAACATGCGCGCAGAGCTGGTTGCCTTATATCCGCCGTCGACTCTGTCAGCCAGATACGATTGCAAATCCAATGCCTGCGCGTTCTCCAGCGTCAGGTCGTGGGCCTGCAACCACTCGCTCAATGCCCGTAAATCCAGACGGTAAGATGCCAGCGTATTCTCTGCCAGATTGCGTTCCAGCCAGAGCGCATCCAGAAATTGTTCAATCAGAATTGTGTTGTCCTGCGCCACTTTTCCTCCTTCGCTGACACTACCTGTTGCTTAATTATGTCTGATAATACCCTATCTGGTATACTTCCCCCTAAACTTCTACCCGTAATAAAGCGATATACACCATGAAGATCGGCCTGTTTTATGGTTCAAGTACCTGTTATACCGAAATGGCGGCAGAAAAAATCCGCGATTTTCTCGGTGAAGATTTAGTGGTTCTGCACAACGTGAAAGACGATCCCGTTACCCTGATGGAACAATATCCAATTCTGATCATGGGTATTCCTACCTGGGATTTCGGCGAACTGCAGGAAGACTGGGATAAGGTTTGGGGAGCGCTGGAGCGCGTTGACCTGCACGGTAAGATCGTGGCGCTTTACGGTATGGGTGACCAGGATGGCTACAGCGAATGGTTTCTGGACGCGCTGGGTATGCTGCATGACCATCTCAAACCGATGGGGGTTAAGTTTATTGGTTACTGGCCAACCGAAGGCTATAACTTTACCAGCCAACGTGCGGTTACACCGGACGGCAGCCAGTTTGTCGGCTTAGCGCTGGATGATGTGGTGCAGTATGACGCCAGCGATGAGCGTATTGAAAACTGGTGTGAGCAGATTTTGGGTGAGATGCAGGAATTGTTGTAGTTAGTGCTAAATGCCGCTTTCTGCGGCATAAGCCATCCCTAATCGCTGTTCAAGCAAGGCATTATCTACTTTTAAATAGATAAAACTGATCAGGTTGTGTTCATTCTGTTTATAGGACTGCCTGAGCTGTTGCACCAGTTCCTCGGCCCTCTCCGATGAGTCAGTCACCGCCAGCAATTTCAGGCCAAAGTCAGGTCTGTGCCGATAAGTTACTCGTTCAATTACAACAAATTGTTGCAGCATGTGTTGTTTAACCA from Limnobaculum xujianqingii encodes:
- the dsbC gene encoding bifunctional protein-disulfide isomerase/oxidoreductase DsbC, translated to MKKGLLLLTLALTAFTSVAKADDAAIKQALQQKLGATQIEILPSPIAGLQTVLTEGGVLYVSSDGKHILQGPLYDISGPVPVNATSDQLGPILSKRMEALKDEMIIYKAPQEKYVVTVFTDITCGYCTKLHKEIAGYNELGITVRYLAYPRQGVESDAEKKMASIWCSPDRMTAFDDAIAGKAVKPAKCDIDIKRHYELGSLFGIQGTPAIVVDGTTVLSGYSAPSDLKTTLDAYTAHKSGVKVN
- the xerD gene encoding site-specific tyrosine recombinase XerD — translated: MAQDNTILIEQFLDALWLERNLAENTLASYRLDLRALSEWLQAHDLTLENAQALDLQSYLADRVDGGYKATSSARMLSAMRRLFQYLYREKIRSDDPSALLSSPKLPQRLPKDLTESQVESLLQTPRTEEPIELRDKAMLEVLYATGLRVSELVGLTISDVSLRQGVVRAIGKGDKERLVPLGEEAVYWLEQYLQYSRPWLINGGTLDILFPSKRGQKMTRQTFWYRIKHYAVLAGIDSEALSPHVLRHAFATHLLNHGADLRVVQMLLGHSDLSTTQIYTHVATERLKQLHQQHHPRA
- the fldB gene encoding flavodoxin FldB, coding for MKIGLFYGSSTCYTEMAAEKIRDFLGEDLVVLHNVKDDPVTLMEQYPILIMGIPTWDFGELQEDWDKVWGALERVDLHGKIVALYGMGDQDGYSEWFLDALGMLHDHLKPMGVKFIGYWPTEGYNFTSQRAVTPDGSQFVGLALDDVVQYDASDERIENWCEQILGEMQELL